CAGCGTGGGGCTGCAGCGGCTGCTTTCGCGGGGTATCTGCTGACCGTCCCCTGAGGGTGCAGAGTGGACACGTGGGCACTGCTCAACGTGGTCGGTGCGCTCCAGACCACCCTTGGGTTTCCACCGTGTgtgcccagggcagagcagggacccTACCCCAGGATGGCAGGACCCCGTCCCCCTACAGACCCACGTCCCGCTGCTGTGGCCACGAAGCTGTGGTCATCCGTGAACAGCAGCAGCCAAGACAAAGCCAAAATAGacactgggggctctgctcgtgCTCCATCTTGGGGGGGTTGGCTGCGTGCGAGAGGATCCAGACCAGCCACCCTGCTCCCACCCTTCCTAACGGGGTGCTGGTGGTTGTGAGCTGGGGGAGCGGGAGCTGCAAGGAGCTggcacggggggctggggggtccctgggtcAGAGCTGTCCCCTCGCGCCCCGtgtgctgcccacactcctcctccccaCGCTCAGGTCCCCTCGGCCACTGCAGCAGCTCCCCGGCACGGGCGCTGCCGCGTCTGCGCTTCCCCACGGCCGTGCTCGGGGAGAAACACTTCCCTCTGCGCAGCCACGGAGcctgcccacagccccgctcTCCCACACGCAACCTGCCCGCCCGAGGGGCTGCCTGGGAGCTCTGCGGACCCTTCTGCCCGGCTGGGGACCACcactgagcagggctgctccctgggACCCCTGGCTGGGACCCCCATCTCCCCGGCTGCCATGGCCGAGCACAGGAAGAACACCCAGGCTGTCACGCTCACAGATGAACCCTGCGGCGCGTGGGGGGCTGAGGAAGAGTCACTGACTTCCTCCCCTGCCCCGGTGACAGCTCGGAGATGCTCGCCGGCCGCCTCACCCAACCCCGTGCCGGAGGCGTGGTGACCGCCCGGCCAAGAGCTCCCGCTCCGGCTGCTCGGCTGGCCCCAGCACCCCGAGATGTCCCCCGGCCAGCGCCGCTGCGGCCTcggctccctcctgctgctcctcggTGAGTCTGGGCtgagccgggggtcccggggggagggggagggctgCGGTGGGGGGCGATGCCGGTGCGGCTTCCGGGCTGGCTGGCGGTGACGGCTCGCTGGTGGCCCCACGGACATTGTCCCCATGACACGAGCCATCAGGGACCTGTGCTGGCGTCCATCCTGGGCAGAGTCACAATGGCAGGGGCTGCTCCATCCGCCGGAGGATGGAGAGCAGGAGGGGGCTGTGCCTTTGCTTCCCCCGTTCCTATCAGGCAGAAGCACTGAGAGGTGCTTCACGCGTTGGTGGCCAGCTTGGATCCCCCACGAAGGGTCCTCCACCCCCTAAAGTCTGGGTGAGGCAGCCGCACCCAGGAAAAAAGACTTTCTCAGGGTTTAGATGTGGGCTGGAAATCACAAATTGAAGCGTGAGGGCAATCACAGCAGCTGGTCCAACCCCTGGATGGGGACAAAAATGACCTCTTGGGCTGATGGCCAGGTGCATCTCCCTGGGGGGGCACAGCCCATCACTGCAACAGCTCGGGTCCCCCGTGAAAGCCCCCCACCCAGACTCTGGGTCCGGCAGCCGCGTGTTGCTGAGCAGCAGGTCTGCGCGTGGAGCTGCAGCAAAGGGGTGCTGGGCCCAGGGCTCTCTGCCACCCACACGGCCgggctggcagaggggaggggaCAGCGGCTCCGGCTCTCACGCCGCGGGGTGAAGCGTGTCCCTGACCTGCCCCTGTCTGTTCCCCGCAGGGGGAAGCCTGGGCGTCCTCGTCGAGATCCATCGGGATTCCGTCAACGGCACCGTGGGCCACTCTGTGCTCCTGCCCATCTCCTACAGATTTGACGCTGCCCCTCGCTTCCCGGTGTCAATAACCTGGAGGTTCCATGGCTCCTCGGACGTGCTCGTCACCGGCACTCTGCTGAACTGCTCCCTGGGTGCCGGGGGGGCTCCCAGTAGTTGCTTTGCAAAATGTTTCTCCAACGCGTACCGTGGCCGTGCTCAGCTCTTCCCCGAGAAcgggtccctgctgctgcaggacctgCAGCTCAACGACAGCAGGGTCTACGCCGTCACCTTCAGTCCACCACCCCGAACCTGGACCGTCACCCTGACCGTGCATGAGCAGCGTTTCACCCCGCGGCGTCCAGGTGAGCGTGCTCAGCGCAGCCATCTCCTCCGCAGCCCTGGACACGCGTGCCAGCAGAGCTCCTGTCCCTCCTCCCAAAGGGATGAGCTTCTGCGGTGAAGAGAGGATTCCCAGGGATGTCTTCTATGGTGCTGTAGGTCTTTTCTTCTGGCAACAGGAAACCCATCCTGTCGCACACTGCCATCTTCACCACGGCGTAAGGGTTTCCTGTGCAGCCTCCGTGCGAGAAACGCGctctcgccagcctcgcctttacCCGGCGTGAGCGGCTGCAGGGGCAGAGACGGGCTGACAGACCTCAGCCCTGGGCGCGGGTCCTGTACTGGTGTAAATCCCGCACTCACTGGGAAACAGGGTGTTGGGGGTAAATCTGTAAACTTCATGGGCTAATGAAAACACCCGAAATGGTATTTCAGCCTGTGCAGGTTGTGTGTGTCGGTTcagctggcagccctgggccctgtGGCAGGGTGGGCTCCTCCTCGGTGCCTGGCGCGTTTATCCACGCCGCCACGCAGTCCTGACAGTGTCCCTCAcgcccatctctctctgtgtttgCTGCTTGCTCTTCCCTGGCCTGGCTTATCACTgaaggaggagctactggagagagtccagaggagggctacgaggatgaggaggggactggagcatctctcctacgaggagaggctgagggagctgggcttgttcagcctggagaagagaaggctgagaggggaccttagaaatgcctctaaatatctgcagggtggaggtcaggaggacggggccggactctttccagtggtgcccagcgacaggacaaggggcaatgggcacaaactgaagcagaggaagctccagctgaacacggggaagaacttcttccctctgagggtgacggagccctggcccaggctgcccagggaggctgtggagtctccttctctggagatgttccagacccgcctggacgcggtgctgtgcagcctgctctgggtgaccctgcttgggcagggggttgggctgggtgacccacagaggtcccttccaaccccgaccattctgtgattctgtgatctctgccaCCTCCCAGGGCACCAAGCAGTGCGCTTCCTTCATCCCAACGACTCTTCCACAGCTCGGCTGCCACCCTACGTGCACTGCACATGAAATCCTCTGTCTGGCGTGGTTCCATGCGAATCGTTGCAT
The Opisthocomus hoazin isolate bOpiHoa1 chromosome 14, bOpiHoa1.hap1, whole genome shotgun sequence DNA segment above includes these coding regions:
- the LOC142363101 gene encoding uncharacterized protein LOC142363101 isoform X4, which produces MSPGQRRCGLGSLLLLLGGSLGVLVEIHRDSVNGTVGHSVLLPISYRFDAAPRFPVSITWRFHGSSDVLVTGTLLNCSLGAGGAPSSCFAKCFSNAYRGRAQLFPENGSLLLQDLQLNDSRVYAVTFSPPPRTWTVTLTVHEQRFTPRRPADTAEPNHTRYYVIGICSSVSILLLLLLFCCIRHRGAALQKRRRIIRQQRVQISSTEESPMENFVVRNMETIYARVGDTFEQPQPKPTPEATYASVSSPGPRGRDTGPYHLLM
- the LOC142363101 gene encoding uncharacterized protein LOC142363101 isoform X1; protein product: MLAGRLTQPRAGGVVTARPRAPAPAARLAPAPRDVPRPAPLRPRLPPAAPRFDAAPRFPVSITWRFHGSSDVLVTGTLLNCSLGAGGAPSSCFAKCFSNAYRGRAQLFPENGSLLLQDLQLNDSRVYAVTFSPPPRTWTVTLTVHEQRFTPRRPADTAEPNHTRYYVIGICSSVSILLLLLLFCCIRHRGAALQKRRRIIRQQRVQISSTEESPMENFVVRNMETIYARVGDTFEQPQPKPTPEATYASVSSPGPRGRDTGPYHLLM
- the LOC142363101 gene encoding uncharacterized protein LOC142363101 isoform X2 produces the protein MLAGRLTQPRAGGVVTARPRAPAPAARLAPAPRDVPRPAPLRPRLPPAAPRFDAAPRFPVSITWRFHGSSDVLVTGTLLNCSLGAGGAPSSCFAKCFSNAYRGRAQLFPENGSLLLQDLQLNDSRVYAVTFSPPPRTWTVTLTVHEQRFTPRRPDTAEPNHTRYYVIGICSSVSILLLLLLFCCIRHRGAALQKRRRIIRQQRVQISSTEESPMENFVVRNMETIYARVGDTFEQPQPKPTPEATYASVSSPGPRGRDTGPYHLLM
- the LOC142363101 gene encoding uncharacterized protein LOC142363101 isoform X3, with product MLAGRLTQPRAGGVVTARPRAPAPAARLAPAPRDVPRPAPLRPRLPPAAPRFDAAPRFPVSITWRFHGSSDVLVTGTLLNCSLGAGGAPSSCFAKCFSNAYRGRAQLFPENGSLLLQDLQLNDSRVYAVTFSPPPRTWTVTLTVHEQRFTPRRPADTAEPNHTRYYVIGICSSVSILLLLLLFCCIRHRALQKRRRIIRQQRVQISSTEESPMENFVVRNMETIYARVGDTFEQPQPKPTPEATYASVSSPGPRGRDTGPYHLLM